A region of Moorena producens PAL-8-15-08-1 DNA encodes the following proteins:
- a CDS encoding AAA family ATPase: MENYRLVSVKIKGFRGFPEQAGEREFRFDQACTLIVGAQGGGKSSTLNAIEWCLFGKDVANKSATKIEERKNWLVKNQSSRETTVEVIFEGNGEILKVYRSDRKRRGNPKFYYQINNGSYHEDEAELRVLLGVELSDYMSCVYLHQETISALLIQEPKERKNALDRLMGLTDWRNLLDGIKRAKAQEEFKKVDQEFSQIISKIETAKAIKENDLGLAEEEAIFHDIPLSQLSLNGAKAICQGVENAVENFAKDYGLLVPSLPRYQTTDDLERFVDGGKEAIKQLRNAQPDWERQKELLNQQSELNRLKANVETKVMELNQKENEIQQLEDKYGTLSEIWAKKNKIEQEELPAKQGSINTINNRAGIIIETIKFLKSVQEDKAQNCPVCSTPINPVQLRQELESWQQDMALQLKPIQKEIRELEIAVEEFQRLIKTLERLQREGLDKHKGLQQAKNAIAVALETEINDYAHALALLNQAITEVDQELARIRTAVEQSNQRIDSIDQDLENIKRIISVLRYRQEVDNLFAIQDCPEYKEVEAAKAELEAFCDRLLTIGEAVQEVLGNSAKEKIDATRAAISSIYRQLAHRSDFPDIEIDPDKYEVMAVGYGESEVALRLLNKGDINCAALSIFLALATSEQLTHNIGFMVLDDPSQNLDPVHKERLAQVLDQVLEKKQLIIATSEDDFVEQLSFKLTKPNQLYRLGQWTPTRGPTIEGNG; the protein is encoded by the coding sequence ATGGAAAACTATCGACTGGTATCAGTCAAGATCAAGGGGTTTAGAGGCTTTCCTGAACAAGCCGGAGAACGGGAATTTCGCTTTGATCAAGCTTGCACATTAATTGTAGGAGCTCAGGGTGGAGGCAAAAGTAGTACCCTGAATGCCATTGAGTGGTGTCTATTTGGCAAAGATGTCGCTAATAAAAGTGCTACTAAAATTGAAGAGCGCAAGAATTGGTTAGTGAAAAACCAATCGTCAAGGGAGACTACTGTCGAAGTTATCTTTGAAGGGAATGGGGAAATCCTAAAGGTATATCGGAGTGACCGCAAACGTCGTGGTAATCCCAAGTTTTACTATCAGATTAATAATGGCTCGTATCATGAAGATGAAGCTGAATTGCGGGTGCTGCTGGGTGTAGAATTGTCTGACTACATGAGTTGTGTGTATCTACATCAAGAAACTATCAGTGCGCTACTGATTCAGGAACCAAAAGAGCGCAAAAATGCTCTGGATCGCCTCATGGGGTTGACGGATTGGCGCAATCTATTGGATGGAATTAAGCGAGCTAAAGCCCAGGAAGAGTTTAAGAAAGTTGATCAAGAGTTTAGTCAGATTATCAGCAAAATTGAGACGGCAAAAGCGATTAAGGAAAATGACTTAGGTCTAGCAGAAGAAGAAGCAATTTTTCATGATATTCCCCTGAGCCAACTATCCCTCAATGGAGCAAAAGCTATTTGCCAAGGGGTTGAAAATGCAGTTGAAAATTTTGCCAAAGACTATGGATTGCTGGTGCCCTCTTTACCAAGATACCAAACTACTGATGATTTGGAACGATTTGTAGATGGTGGTAAGGAGGCGATTAAGCAATTACGTAATGCGCAGCCCGACTGGGAACGGCAGAAAGAATTGCTGAATCAGCAAAGTGAATTAAATCGTTTGAAAGCTAACGTTGAGACCAAGGTTATGGAACTCAACCAAAAAGAAAACGAAATTCAGCAACTCGAAGATAAATACGGCACGCTATCAGAAATTTGGGCAAAAAAAAATAAAATTGAACAAGAAGAGTTACCGGCAAAGCAAGGGAGTATAAACACTATCAACAATCGTGCCGGTATCATTATCGAAACCATAAAATTTCTGAAGTCAGTACAGGAAGATAAAGCCCAGAATTGTCCCGTTTGCTCTACACCAATTAATCCAGTTCAGTTGCGTCAAGAATTAGAATCCTGGCAGCAAGACATGGCGTTACAGCTAAAACCGATTCAGAAGGAGATTCGGGAATTAGAAATAGCAGTAGAGGAGTTCCAGAGACTGATTAAAACCTTGGAGCGGTTGCAACGGGAAGGATTAGATAAGCATAAGGGATTACAACAAGCAAAAAATGCGATCGCAGTAGCTTTAGAAACAGAAATTAATGACTATGCTCATGCTCTGGCTCTCCTCAATCAAGCCATTACTGAAGTAGATCAGGAATTAGCCAGGATTCGCACCGCCGTTGAGCAAAGTAATCAGCGTATCGATAGCATTGATCAAGACTTAGAAAACATTAAACGGATTATTAGTGTCTTGCGTTATCGCCAAGAGGTGGATAATTTGTTTGCGATTCAAGATTGCCCTGAATATAAAGAGGTTGAAGCAGCAAAAGCTGAATTGGAAGCCTTCTGTGACCGATTGTTGACTATTGGTGAAGCTGTACAGGAAGTGCTAGGAAACTCAGCTAAAGAAAAAATCGATGCTACTAGAGCAGCAATTTCTAGTATCTATCGTCAGCTGGCTCATCGAAGTGACTTTCCAGATATTGAGATTGACCCAGACAAATATGAAGTGATGGCGGTGGGATATGGAGAGTCAGAAGTTGCCTTACGACTGTTGAACAAGGGTGATATTAATTGTGCTGCTTTGAGTATATTTCTAGCCCTAGCCACCTCAGAGCAATTGACTCATAATATCGGCTTCATGGTGCTAGATGACCCGTCGCAAAATCTAGACCCAGTCCATAAAGAACGGTTGGCTCAGGTGTTGGATCAGGTATTGGAGAAAAAGCAATTGATTATTGCCACTTCAGAAGATGATTTCGTCGAGCAGCTGAGTTTCAAGCTAACTAAGCCCAACCAACTCTACCGATTGGGACAGTGGACACCAACTCGTGGACCAACTATCGAGGGTAATGGGTAA
- the clpB gene encoding ATP-dependent chaperone ClpB, producing the protein MQPSNPNQFTEKAWEAIAHTQDVAKAARQQQIETEHLMKAMLDQDGLATSILNKAEVSVPGVREATESFIKKQPQVSGNSDSVYLGRSMNSLLDRAESYRKEYQDDYISIEHLILAYLKDDRFGKSLFQKFKLDENRLKLTIADIRGNQKVTDQNPEGKYQALEKYGRDLTEAAREGKLDPVIGRDDEIRRTIQILSRRTKNNPVLMGEPGVGKTAIAEGLAQRIIAGDVPQSLKDRQLIALDMGALIAGAKFRGEFEERLKAVLKEVTDSQGKIILFIDEIHTVVGAGASQGAMDAGNLLKPMLSRGELRCIGATTLDEYRKYIEKDAALERRFQQVYVDQPSVADTISILRGLKERYEVHHGVKIADSALVAAATLSTRYISDRFLPDKAIDLMDEAAARLKMEITSKPEELDEIDRKIIQLEMERLSLQKETDLASIERLERLEKELADLKEEQRTLNAQWQSEKDVIDRIQGIKEEIDRVNVEIQQAERDYDLNRAAKLKYGKLAELQKSLETVEQQLAENQTSSKSLLREEVTEADIAEIISKWTGIPISKLVESQKEKLLHLEEELHKRVIGQEEAVTAVADAIQRSRAGLADPNRPTASFIFLGPTGVGKTELAKALAAYLFDTEEAMVRIDMSEYMEKHTVSRMIGAPPGYVGYEEGGQLTEAIRRRPYAVILFDEIEKAHPDVFNVMLQILDDGRVTDAQGHTVDFKNSVIIMTSNIGSQYILDVAGDDSKYEEMRSRVMEAMRSSFRPEFLNRIDEVIIFHTLQKHQLRNIVQLQTLRLEQRLADRKMSLKLSDAALDFLAELGYDPVFGARPLKRAIQRELETPIAKGILRSEFNDGDTIFVDVNNERLSFQRLPAQLLISESISESN; encoded by the coding sequence ATGCAACCAAGTAACCCTAACCAGTTTACCGAAAAAGCCTGGGAAGCGATCGCACACACCCAAGATGTTGCTAAAGCCGCACGGCAACAACAAATCGAAACCGAACACTTGATGAAGGCGATGCTGGATCAAGATGGACTCGCTACCAGTATTCTGAACAAAGCGGAAGTCTCTGTGCCAGGAGTAAGGGAAGCAACGGAATCTTTTATCAAAAAACAACCTCAGGTTTCTGGTAATAGCGACTCGGTTTACCTAGGACGCAGCATGAATAGCTTGCTAGACCGAGCAGAGTCCTATCGTAAAGAATACCAAGACGATTATATCTCCATTGAGCATCTGATCCTCGCTTATCTGAAAGATGACCGCTTTGGTAAGTCATTATTCCAGAAGTTTAAACTAGATGAAAATAGGCTTAAACTTACCATTGCTGACATTCGAGGGAATCAGAAAGTGACCGACCAAAATCCAGAGGGCAAATACCAAGCACTGGAAAAATATGGACGTGATCTGACAGAGGCGGCGCGGGAGGGAAAGCTTGACCCAGTTATTGGGCGAGATGATGAAATTCGGCGCACAATTCAAATTCTCTCGCGCCGTACTAAAAATAACCCAGTGCTGATGGGGGAACCTGGTGTTGGGAAAACTGCTATTGCTGAAGGCTTGGCACAACGGATTATAGCTGGTGATGTGCCTCAATCCCTCAAAGACCGACAATTGATTGCTCTGGATATGGGCGCATTGATTGCTGGGGCTAAGTTTCGGGGAGAGTTTGAAGAACGCCTGAAAGCAGTACTAAAAGAAGTTACCGATTCCCAAGGCAAAATTATCCTGTTCATTGATGAAATCCATACCGTTGTCGGTGCTGGTGCTTCTCAAGGAGCAATGGATGCGGGAAATTTACTCAAGCCAATGTTATCACGGGGTGAATTGCGCTGTATCGGTGCTACTACTCTCGATGAGTACCGCAAGTACATTGAAAAAGATGCAGCACTCGAAAGACGCTTCCAGCAGGTCTATGTTGACCAGCCTAGTGTAGCTGATACTATCTCGATTCTACGAGGTCTCAAAGAACGGTATGAAGTTCACCATGGGGTGAAAATTGCCGATAGTGCTTTAGTGGCAGCAGCGACCTTGTCTACTCGGTATATTAGCGATCGCTTTTTACCAGACAAAGCCATTGACTTAATGGATGAAGCGGCAGCACGGCTAAAAATGGAAATTACTTCCAAGCCAGAAGAACTCGATGAAATTGACCGCAAAATTATCCAGCTGGAAATGGAACGGTTGTCTTTACAAAAAGAAACTGATCTCGCTTCCATCGAAAGACTGGAAAGGCTGGAAAAAGAACTGGCTGATCTTAAAGAAGAACAGCGTACGTTGAATGCCCAGTGGCAATCAGAAAAAGATGTGATTGACCGGATTCAGGGGATTAAGGAAGAGATTGATCGAGTTAACGTAGAAATTCAACAAGCAGAACGGGATTATGACCTTAACCGAGCCGCTAAGTTAAAATACGGCAAGTTAGCCGAATTGCAAAAATCCCTGGAAACCGTTGAGCAACAGCTAGCCGAGAACCAAACCAGTAGTAAATCCTTGCTGCGGGAAGAAGTTACAGAAGCTGACATTGCGGAAATTATCTCTAAGTGGACTGGAATTCCCATTAGTAAGCTGGTTGAGTCTCAGAAAGAGAAGCTACTGCACCTGGAAGAAGAACTACACAAGCGGGTGATTGGCCAAGAGGAAGCCGTTACTGCTGTTGCCGATGCTATTCAGCGATCGCGTGCGGGATTAGCTGACCCCAATCGTCCCACCGCTAGCTTTATTTTCCTCGGTCCTACCGGTGTCGGTAAGACAGAATTGGCAAAAGCCTTAGCAGCCTATCTGTTTGACACCGAAGAGGCTATGGTGCGAATCGATATGTCCGAGTATATGGAAAAGCATACCGTTTCCCGAATGATTGGTGCTCCTCCAGGCTATGTGGGTTATGAAGAAGGAGGTCAGTTAACCGAAGCCATCCGTAGACGTCCCTATGCGGTAATTCTATTTGACGAAATCGAAAAAGCACACCCGGATGTCTTTAATGTCATGCTGCAAATCCTTGATGATGGTCGAGTTACTGATGCTCAAGGGCATACCGTAGATTTCAAGAATAGCGTTATTATCATGACCAGCAATATTGGCTCCCAGTATATTCTGGATGTAGCTGGGGATGACTCCAAGTATGAGGAAATGCGGAGTCGGGTCATGGAAGCAATGCGCTCTAGTTTCCGCCCTGAATTCCTCAATCGGATTGATGAGGTTATTATTTTCCATACCTTGCAAAAACATCAGTTGCGCAATATTGTCCAGCTGCAAACCCTGCGCTTAGAGCAACGGTTAGCAGACCGCAAGATGTCCCTAAAACTCTCCGATGCAGCTCTTGACTTTTTGGCAGAATTAGGGTATGACCCAGTGTTTGGAGCACGACCCCTGAAGCGAGCTATTCAGCGGGAGTTGGAAACTCCTATCGCTAAGGGAATTCTCAGGAGTGAATTTAATGATGGGGACACTATCTTTGTAGATGTGAACAATGAACGGCTTTCCTTTCAGCGATTGCCTGCTCAGTTGTTGATTAGTGAGTCTATTAGTGAGTCTAATTGA
- a CDS encoding RNA-guided endonuclease InsQ/TnpB family protein codes for MQLGYSYKLKPTQRQKAVMNRWLDMLRSQYNYLLRDRNDSYNQAKAPRLGNYCDLKSGGEACPLTCSVSKNYSVGYPWKKSRKNPRRSAYEAQSSSLPILKKERPWYKSIHSTVLQQTLRQLDVAFAKFFKGETGYPRPKRRSRFRSFKYAPGQVKLDGDNIYLPGIGWMGFYNSRPIPEGFILKSVTVRRKARGWFVSLQIEDKSVPPTPIRSNSEINPLRVKGCDLGINKLVSISNGKTIANPAKQKSFKRRERRLKLRQKAASRKKKGSKNRGKSYKAVASLHERIANNRSAYHWDVANQLVKDTDALVLEDLNIKAMKSRCKPRPNENGGYDSAKPTFHERNGQSAKRGLNRSISNAAWGELVKKVEVVAAKSGIPVVKINPKHTSQKCPKCHHVSKSNRKKEKFVCTNCGHYDDADVNGAINIKMRGLKKLGIDPTQLPPVRGEVTPTELTAT; via the coding sequence ATGCAACTAGGATACTCTTACAAACTCAAGCCCACTCAACGACAAAAAGCCGTAATGAATCGGTGGTTAGACATGTTGAGGTCGCAGTATAATTACCTGCTTAGAGACAGAAATGATTCTTACAATCAAGCAAAAGCTCCTAGATTAGGCAATTACTGTGATCTGAAAAGCGGTGGAGAAGCCTGTCCATTAACTTGTTCAGTCAGCAAAAATTATTCAGTAGGTTACCCTTGGAAGAAAAGTCGAAAGAATCCAAGACGAAGTGCCTATGAAGCCCAAAGTTCTAGTCTTCCCATACTCAAGAAAGAAAGACCCTGGTATAAATCAATTCATTCAACTGTATTGCAACAAACTCTAAGACAATTGGATGTTGCATTTGCTAAATTCTTTAAAGGAGAAACTGGATACCCTAGACCAAAAAGAAGGTCACGATTTAGGAGCTTCAAATATGCTCCTGGTCAAGTAAAGCTTGATGGGGACAATATATATCTCCCAGGAATTGGATGGATGGGTTTTTACAATTCCCGCCCTATCCCTGAGGGTTTTATTTTAAAATCAGTCACTGTTCGGAGGAAGGCTCGCGGTTGGTTTGTAAGTCTTCAAATCGAAGACAAGTCAGTTCCACCTACTCCGATAAGGAGTAATAGCGAAATCAATCCTCTAAGAGTCAAAGGCTGCGATCTAGGAATTAACAAGTTAGTCAGTATCTCTAATGGGAAAACAATAGCTAATCCAGCTAAACAAAAGTCTTTTAAACGCAGAGAAAGACGCTTAAAACTGAGACAAAAGGCTGCTAGCCGAAAGAAAAAAGGTTCTAAAAATAGAGGAAAGTCTTACAAAGCGGTGGCCTCACTTCATGAGCGTATTGCAAACAATCGTAGTGCCTATCATTGGGATGTAGCTAATCAGTTAGTCAAAGATACAGATGCCTTGGTACTTGAAGATCTTAATATAAAGGCAATGAAATCTCGCTGTAAACCTAGACCTAATGAGAATGGTGGATATGATTCGGCAAAGCCGACGTTTCACGAACGCAATGGACAGTCGGCAAAAAGAGGTTTAAACAGATCAATATCTAATGCAGCTTGGGGTGAACTGGTTAAAAAGGTAGAGGTCGTGGCTGCGAAGTCAGGCATACCAGTAGTCAAAATAAATCCCAAGCACACGTCTCAAAAATGCCCGAAATGCCATCACGTCAGTAAAAGTAACAGAAAGAAAGAAAAGTTTGTCTGTACCAACTGTGGTCACTATGATGACGCCGATGTTAATGGGGCAATAAACATCAAAATGCGGGGTCTAAAAAAACTGGGAATTGACCCCACTCAGCTACCTCCGGTGCGGGGGGAAGTCACGCCCACGGAGTTAACAGCAACATAG
- a CDS encoding rubrerythrin family protein has product MANEAEMLASTVNHQQWVCTVCGYNMIGEMPDVCPFCRARHDKFLTWDEAEQTYRVTPHEINNYVTQLISVPRLGIEHAAYRIETDSGAVWIDCPSAFNRDLEPVEAIYFTHRDFMGASNQYRDLSKREFVRVAWPKAREKEYPILLKVGMNFSLNQAKSQSSLGTLSIQKGLIPNEQPAFLILANQFQWP; this is encoded by the coding sequence ATGGCTAATGAAGCTGAAATGTTGGCTTCAACTGTGAACCATCAGCAATGGGTTTGTACCGTTTGTGGCTATAACATGATTGGTGAAATGCCTGATGTCTGTCCGTTCTGTAGAGCACGCCATGACAAATTCCTTACTTGGGATGAGGCAGAGCAAACCTATCGAGTGACCCCACACGAGATCAATAACTACGTCACACAATTAATTTCTGTGCCTCGTCTTGGTATTGAGCATGCTGCTTATCGCATTGAAACGGATAGTGGTGCGGTATGGATTGATTGTCCATCAGCATTCAATCGAGACTTGGAGCCAGTAGAAGCTATTTACTTTACCCATAGGGATTTCATGGGTGCATCCAACCAGTATCGTGATTTATCAAAAAGGGAGTTTGTTCGCGTAGCGTGGCCAAAGGCCAGGGAAAAAGAATACCCCATCCTTCTTAAGGTGGGGATGAATTTTTCCCTCAATCAGGCAAAGTCCCAGTCCTCCCTAGGAACTCTAAGTATTCAGAAAGGCTTAATCCCGAACGAGCAGCCAGCCTTTTTAATCCTTGCCAACCAGTTTCAGTGGCCTTGA
- the fghA gene encoding S-formylglutathione hydrolase encodes MSTDLRLVSENRCFGGTVGFYTHHSQTCRSEMGFSVYQPPQAKVQSVPVLYYLSGLTCTEENFMVKSGAQRFAAKYGLMLVAPDTSPRNTGIPGEDDEWDLGSGAGFYVDATLEPWSAHYQMYSYVVHELPEVIAQNFPAQVEKQGIFGHSMGGHGALICALRNPKQYLSVSAFAPIAAPMRSSWGQKAFTNYLGTDQEQWRAYDASELVLTANYNHTILIDQGTADPFYEKQQLLPEVFEKACEKADQPLTFRLQVGYNHGYYFIATFIKDHISHHAEALLD; translated from the coding sequence ATGTCCACAGACCTTCGCCTCGTCTCAGAAAACCGTTGCTTTGGCGGTACAGTAGGTTTTTACACTCATCACTCTCAGACTTGTAGGAGCGAGATGGGGTTTTCCGTATACCAACCCCCTCAGGCGAAAGTCCAATCCGTTCCAGTTCTATATTACCTGTCAGGTCTGACTTGTACAGAAGAGAACTTTATGGTAAAATCAGGGGCTCAGCGATTTGCTGCCAAGTATGGATTGATGTTGGTGGCTCCAGATACCAGCCCTCGGAATACAGGCATTCCAGGTGAGGACGATGAGTGGGACTTGGGGTCTGGTGCTGGTTTTTACGTAGATGCCACCCTTGAACCTTGGTCAGCTCACTATCAAATGTATAGCTACGTTGTCCACGAGTTACCGGAGGTAATTGCCCAAAATTTCCCCGCGCAAGTGGAGAAACAAGGTATATTTGGTCATTCTATGGGCGGTCATGGTGCGTTGATTTGTGCTTTAAGGAATCCCAAGCAGTACCTATCCGTTTCTGCCTTTGCTCCCATTGCTGCTCCCATGCGCAGCTCCTGGGGTCAGAAGGCATTCACCAATTACCTCGGGACAGACCAAGAGCAATGGCGAGCTTACGATGCCAGCGAACTGGTGCTGACAGCCAACTATAACCATACAATTTTGATTGACCAAGGCACCGCTGACCCCTTTTACGAGAAGCAGCAGTTGCTCCCTGAGGTGTTTGAGAAGGCTTGTGAAAAGGCAGATCAGCCCCTGACTTTCCGTCTTCAGGTCGGCTATAACCATGGTTACTACTTTATCGCCACCTTTATAAAAGACCATATCAGCCATCATGCTGAGGCTTTGTTGGATTGA
- a CDS encoding glutaredoxin family protein: MELILYSKPGCHLCEGLLEKLEMIEGLTFQLEVRDITSREDWFQSYQYEVPVLCINYFGQEKLLPRPSPRASVEQLQRMLRKYFPVSESK, translated from the coding sequence ATGGAATTAATTCTTTACAGTAAACCCGGTTGTCATCTTTGTGAGGGATTGCTTGAAAAGCTAGAGATGATTGAAGGGTTAACCTTTCAACTAGAGGTTCGAGACATTACCAGTCGAGAGGATTGGTTCCAATCCTATCAGTATGAGGTGCCAGTACTATGTATCAACTACTTTGGTCAGGAAAAGCTCCTGCCTCGCCCCTCTCCTCGTGCTAGCGTTGAACAATTGCAGCGAATGTTACGGAAATATTTCCCTGTTAGTGAGTCAAAATAG
- a CDS encoding UDP-N-acetylmuramoyl-L-alanyl-D-glutamate--2,6-diaminopimelate ligase, with the protein MKLRELLAKIANIVEMPSPEGLDVAVTGICTNSHACQPGDLFIGMPGTRVDGGEFWESAIASGAVAAIISPQAAAKHPPQELSPETGVCVIAADDMTTVSAQTAAAFYDYPAQQLKLIGVTGTNGKTTTTHLIEFLLAHSSSPIPTALLGTLYARWPGFEQTASYTTPFAVELQQQLHLALKAGAQMAVMEVSSHALAQGRIQGCPFEVAVFTNLTQDHLDYHQNMDDYFSAKAKLFSSDYLKGRAIINADDSYGERLIQQLPTEQVWSYSIQNPSADFSTRDLSYEPTGVRGIMHTPVGEVSFNSPLVGQYNLSNLLAAVGTVLELGLDLESVAAALAQFPGVPGRMERVQIQPEQDISVIVDYAHTPDSLENLLRASRPFIEGKMICVFGCGGDRDRTKRPKMGKIAAELADVAVVTSDNPRTENPESILEEVLEGIPQSVEPMVICDRATAIRTAILQAQPGDGVLIAGKGHEDYQILGTEKIHFDDREQARDALMSRLQVIG; encoded by the coding sequence ATGAAGCTAAGGGAATTATTAGCCAAAATTGCCAATATTGTGGAAATGCCTAGCCCCGAGGGTCTTGATGTGGCCGTTACAGGCATCTGTACCAATTCCCACGCCTGCCAACCGGGGGATTTATTTATCGGAATGCCAGGCACTAGGGTAGATGGTGGAGAGTTCTGGGAAAGTGCGATCGCATCTGGGGCAGTAGCAGCGATAATTTCTCCCCAAGCGGCTGCCAAACATCCCCCCCAGGAACTTTCACCGGAAACAGGAGTGTGTGTAATTGCCGCCGATGACATGACCACCGTGTCTGCTCAAACCGCAGCAGCCTTCTACGACTACCCAGCACAGCAGCTAAAGCTGATTGGAGTAACTGGTACCAATGGCAAAACTACCACTACCCATCTGATTGAATTTCTGCTCGCTCATAGCTCTAGTCCTATCCCCACAGCACTTTTGGGTACCCTCTATGCCCGTTGGCCAGGTTTTGAGCAAACAGCAAGCTACACTACACCATTTGCAGTTGAATTGCAACAACAGCTCCACTTAGCGCTCAAAGCAGGTGCCCAAATGGCAGTGATGGAAGTTAGTTCTCACGCCTTAGCCCAAGGTCGAATCCAGGGCTGTCCGTTTGAGGTGGCAGTGTTTACCAATCTCACCCAAGACCATTTGGACTATCACCAGAACATGGATGATTACTTCAGCGCTAAAGCCAAGCTGTTTAGTTCTGACTATCTCAAAGGCCGGGCAATTATTAATGCTGATGATTCCTATGGAGAGCGGTTAATCCAACAGTTACCAACTGAGCAAGTCTGGAGCTATAGTATCCAAAACCCATCGGCTGATTTCTCGACGAGGGACTTGAGCTACGAGCCAACAGGGGTTAGAGGAATTATGCATACTCCCGTAGGAGAGGTTAGCTTCAATTCGCCCCTAGTGGGTCAATACAATCTGTCTAACTTGCTCGCAGCAGTAGGAACAGTTTTAGAGCTGGGTTTGGATTTAGAATCAGTAGCAGCAGCCTTGGCTCAATTTCCAGGAGTGCCAGGGCGCATGGAACGGGTGCAAATTCAACCAGAACAGGATATTAGTGTGATTGTCGATTATGCCCACACCCCAGATAGTTTAGAAAACTTACTCAGGGCATCACGACCCTTTATTGAGGGCAAGATGATTTGTGTATTTGGCTGTGGTGGTGATCGCGATCGCACCAAGCGTCCTAAGATGGGGAAAATAGCGGCTGAGTTAGCTGATGTTGCTGTAGTAACTTCGGATAACCCTCGCACCGAAAACCCAGAAAGCATCTTAGAGGAGGTTTTAGAGGGGATTCCTCAATCAGTGGAACCAATGGTAATTTGCGATCGCGCTACCGCTATTCGGACTGCCATCTTGCAAGCACAACCAGGAGACGGAGTGTTAATTGCTGGTAAAGGTCACGAAGATTATCAAATTCTGGGTACTGAAAAAATCCACTTCGATGACCGAGAGCAAGCCCGAGATGCTTTGATGAGTAGGTTACAGGTTATAGGTTAG
- a CDS encoding RRXRR domain-containing protein: protein MLRVPVISPNGQPLMPTKASRARRWVKEGKAVIYPNALDIFAIQLVAEASGDETQSIAVGIDPGKMFTGLAVQSAQATLWTGHLVLPYPKVRDRMDTRRMMRRTRRSRRINRKIPYDQRAHRQKRFENRLAKKLPPSIKANRDLEFRVVSELFELYPISQIVYEVVKAKGTKAFSPVMVGQYQSIQRLEATFTVPVTQKMGWETSMARKGLGLAKDKTDKSRQTAETHANDGIALASFPFRKVKTQYYRNGKVVTPTVAVVTLAPFAVVSRPPISRRQLHLLQFSKGGKRRKYGGTTTRHGFRKGDYVEAVKAGQTYRGWISGDTATQVSVSNSNWKRIGQFSARKVRLLKRSTGLLVNY from the coding sequence ATGTTACGAGTCCCAGTAATTTCACCAAATGGACAACCCTTAATGCCGACAAAAGCCTCTAGAGCGAGACGTTGGGTTAAAGAAGGTAAAGCTGTCATCTACCCTAACGCCCTCGACATCTTTGCGATTCAACTAGTAGCTGAAGCATCAGGCGACGAAACTCAGTCGATTGCTGTGGGGATTGACCCCGGCAAAATGTTCACTGGCTTGGCTGTCCAGTCAGCCCAAGCCACCCTCTGGACGGGTCATCTGGTACTCCCCTATCCCAAGGTCAGAGACCGGATGGATACCCGACGCATGATGCGGCGAACTCGCCGTAGCCGTCGGATTAACCGCAAAATTCCCTACGACCAACGCGCTCACAGACAGAAGCGCTTTGAGAATCGGCTAGCCAAAAAGCTTCCCCCATCCATCAAAGCCAACCGTGATTTAGAGTTTCGTGTGGTCAGTGAGTTATTCGAGCTTTATCCCATTAGCCAGATCGTCTATGAAGTGGTCAAAGCCAAAGGGACAAAAGCTTTCTCTCCAGTGATGGTGGGGCAATACCAATCCATCCAACGCCTTGAGGCAACATTCACGGTCCCCGTCACCCAAAAGATGGGATGGGAGACCTCAATGGCACGAAAAGGGTTGGGGTTAGCCAAAGACAAGACCGATAAGAGTCGTCAGACGGCTGAGACTCACGCCAACGACGGTATAGCCTTGGCATCCTTCCCCTTCCGAAAAGTCAAGACCCAGTACTACCGCAACGGTAAAGTCGTGACCCCCACCGTGGCGGTGGTCACCCTTGCACCTTTCGCCGTGGTTTCCCGACCGCCAATTAGCCGTCGTCAACTCCACCTACTCCAATTTTCCAAGGGCGGTAAACGCCGAAAGTACGGAGGAACCACCACTCGCCACGGTTTCCGTAAAGGCGACTACGTGGAAGCTGTAAAAGCGGGTCAGACCTACCGAGGGTGGATCAGTGGCGATACGGCAACACAAGTTTCAGTGAGCAATAGCAACTGGAAAAGAATCGGACAATTCTCAGCCCGGAAAGTCCGATTACTCAAACGCTCCACGGGCTTACTTGTCAACTACTAA